One window of Candidatus Methanomethylicota archaeon genomic DNA carries:
- the glyS gene encoding glycine--tRNA ligase — MDRYERLMEFSRRRGFLWPSMEIYGGVRGFIDFGPLGTLMKHRIENKWRQFFIHRHAGLIFEIETPIVLPSRVLEASGHVEHFTDYLVECLSCGRKYRADHLVEQLTGIGGVESLSRDELNNIISERGLRCPECGGRLSDVKNFSLLFKTTIGPYSEDVGYCRPEAAQGMFLAFKRVYEACRGKLPIGIAQIGRVLRNEISPRQGPIRLREFTIMEVEFFFDPEDPKCPFFNECRNELLRIVPQSQATSKVFEPITISAGEAVDKGMISNEWQAYFMVLGRRFAESLGIPFNSQFFIDKPPQERAHYSAQTFDQVVKLERWGYVEIAGYAYRTDYDLGRHMVFSGVDLRVYKQFDSPRVERVTKYVPKIDVIRGKLGDKADGILKSIDPSILEVAFKREGFIEVGGVKLFKDDFDVLVEDVEVKGKHILPHVVEPSFGADRIVYATLEYAYGEKGGRTVLSLPRDIAPIQLIVLPLVSKDGLPEFALKVYRMLLDEGFTVDYDDSGSIGRRYARADEIGVPIAITIDYQSLNDNTVTLRDRDSWRQVRSPIDDLPLKLHKYFNYKLSFDDLGTPFK; from the coding sequence ATGGATAGGTATGAGCGTTTAATGGAGTTTTCTAGGAGGAGAGGATTCCTCTGGCCTTCCATGGAGATTTATGGTGGTGTGAGGGGATTCATAGACTTCGGCCCCCTTGGAACATTGATGAAGCATAGGATTGAGAATAAGTGGAGGCAGTTTTTCATTCATAGGCATGCTGGCTTAATTTTTGAAATTGAAACTCCAATCGTACTTCCAAGTAGAGTTTTGGAGGCTTCGGGGCATGTTGAACACTTCACAGACTACCTCGTGGAGTGTTTATCTTGTGGTAGGAAGTATAGGGCTGATCACCTTGTGGAGCAGTTGACTGGAATTGGTGGCGTTGAATCTCTATCTAGAGATGAATTGAATAATATAATTTCTGAGAGGGGGTTAAGGTGTCCAGAGTGTGGTGGGAGATTGAGCGATGTTAAAAATTTCAGTTTACTATTCAAAACCACCATTGGACCATATAGTGAGGATGTTGGTTACTGTAGACCTGAAGCTGCTCAGGGAATGTTTCTAGCATTTAAACGTGTATATGAGGCTTGTAGGGGGAAACTACCAATAGGTATAGCTCAAATTGGACGTGTTTTGAGGAATGAAATTTCCCCTAGGCAGGGGCCTATAAGGCTTAGGGAGTTCACCATAATGGAGGTTGAATTCTTCTTTGACCCTGAAGATCCGAAATGCCCCTTCTTCAATGAATGTAGAAATGAGCTTTTGAGGATAGTTCCACAATCCCAAGCTACTTCAAAGGTTTTTGAGCCCATAACTATCTCAGCTGGTGAAGCTGTTGATAAGGGTATGATATCCAATGAGTGGCAAGCTTACTTCATGGTTTTGGGTAGGAGGTTTGCTGAATCCCTCGGTATACCCTTCAACTCCCAATTCTTCATAGATAAACCTCCACAGGAGAGAGCTCACTATTCTGCTCAAACTTTTGATCAAGTTGTTAAGTTGGAGAGGTGGGGGTATGTTGAAATTGCTGGTTATGCTTATAGGACAGATTACGATCTTGGTAGACATATGGTGTTTAGTGGTGTGGATTTGAGGGTTTATAAGCAATTTGATAGTCCTAGGGTTGAACGTGTAACTAAGTATGTTCCGAAGATCGATGTTATAAGGGGGAAGCTTGGTGATAAGGCTGATGGCATACTTAAATCCATAGATCCATCGATATTGGAAGTGGCATTTAAACGTGAAGGATTCATTGAGGTTGGTGGCGTAAAATTATTTAAGGATGATTTCGATGTCCTCGTTGAAGATGTGGAGGTTAAGGGTAAACATATCTTACCACATGTTGTTGAACCATCCTTTGGAGCTGATAGAATAGTTTATGCAACTCTTGAGTATGCTTATGGTGAGAAGGGTGGTAGAACGGTTTTATCCCTCCCAAGGGATATTGCTCCAATACAGTTGATTGTTTTACCATTGGTATCTAAGGATGGCCTCCCAGAATTTGCATTGAAGGTTTATCGTATGCTTTTGGATGAAGGTTTCACTGTTGATTATGATGATTCCGGATCTATTGGTAGGAGGTATGCTAGGGCTGATGAAATAGGGGTTCCAATAGCCATAACCATTGATTATCAGTCTCTCAATGATAATACTGTTACTTTGAGGGATAGGGATTCATGGAGGCAAGTTAGATCCCCCATAGATGATTTGCCACTCAAACTTCATAAATACTTCAATTATAAGCTTTCATTTGACGATCTTGGAACACCATTCAAGTAA
- a CDS encoding DNA-directed RNA polymerase subunit P, producing the protein MPYRCGRCGYIIGGMKDFEAVPGMRCPMCGYRVFYKVRSPIVKRIKL; encoded by the coding sequence ATGCCTTATCGTTGTGGTAGATGTGGTTACATTATTGGTGGTATGAAGGATTTTGAGGCTGTTCCAGGAATGCGTTGTCCAATGTGTGGTTATAGGGTTTTCTATAAGGTTAGATCTCCAATAGTTAAGAGGATTAAACTCTAG
- a CDS encoding divalent metal cation transporter, giving the protein MNYDFQRLKPLILQIIAGVTFSFGDLVANSYAASKYGFSLLWTKLLASLTIIVVLQISAQLGFITGRGFLENIRAKYGSIPSILCSSTIMIVNTATVAAEVAAASMLLEFLTGISSKFFAPLVALSLCVTAVFSSSEKLRLILSSVSFLVILVIPVAVSCNPGIGEFLRGFATISPDTSRDWIVTVLALIGCVLGGSTILFEFHEVSEDKDSTGMANLTVKYNGFVVGALQSFVLSISIMVICATQLYPRGEVVGSIGDIVSTLFPKLGWIGTILFSIGVLVSFYLSCSVVVTSSFIVLEELVSDIAEVARIRYAVLSGWKVILASASILLGAFLIVLNVNVIKLSLYASAISTIALPIPLFFMAKLFGDVSLPIKFNHRFLRAVCWLLVIMLSTFSLGGIVLSII; this is encoded by the coding sequence TTGAATTATGATTTTCAGAGACTTAAACCACTAATACTCCAAATAATTGCTGGAGTGACATTCAGTTTTGGTGATCTGGTTGCAAATAGTTATGCTGCATCTAAGTATGGTTTCAGTTTATTATGGACTAAACTCTTAGCCTCCCTAACAATAATAGTTGTTCTACAAATTTCAGCTCAACTTGGCTTCATAACTGGTAGGGGGTTTTTGGAGAATATTAGGGCTAAATATGGCTCAATCCCCTCAATTTTATGCTCATCTACTATCATGATAGTTAATACTGCAACTGTTGCAGCTGAGGTTGCTGCGGCATCTATGCTACTCGAGTTTCTCACTGGGATTTCATCCAAGTTTTTCGCTCCATTAGTTGCCTTGTCGCTCTGTGTTACAGCAGTATTTTCCTCATCAGAGAAGTTGAGGTTGATACTTTCCTCCGTAAGTTTCCTCGTAATCTTGGTGATTCCAGTAGCAGTTTCATGCAACCCTGGAATTGGAGAATTTTTGAGGGGGTTTGCAACGATCTCTCCAGATACTTCTAGGGATTGGATTGTAACTGTACTGGCTTTGATAGGCTGTGTTCTTGGTGGATCTACAATATTATTCGAGTTTCATGAGGTATCTGAGGATAAAGATTCCACTGGCATGGCTAATCTCACTGTTAAATATAATGGTTTTGTTGTGGGTGCTTTACAGAGTTTCGTTTTAAGCATATCCATAATGGTCATATGTGCAACTCAGTTATATCCAAGGGGGGAGGTTGTTGGTAGTATTGGTGATATAGTTTCAACACTTTTCCCAAAGCTTGGATGGATTGGGACTATTCTATTCTCCATAGGTGTTTTGGTATCCTTCTATTTGAGTTGTAGTGTTGTGGTTACATCGAGTTTTATAGTTCTTGAGGAGTTAGTTTCAGATATTGCTGAGGTTGCTAGGATTAGGTACGCTGTTTTATCTGGTTGGAAGGTTATATTGGCTTCAGCTTCAATATTACTTGGAGCTTTCCTAATAGTTCTTAACGTTAATGTTATTAAGCTCTCCCTATATGCCTCCGCCATTTCAACGATAGCTCTCCCCATACCATTATTCTTCATGGCTAAATTGTTTGGGGATGTCTCCCTTCCAATTAAGTTTAATCATAGGTTTTTGAGGGCTGTCTGCTGGCTACTTGTGATAATGCTTTCAACCTTCAGTTTGGGTGGCATTGTCTTATCTATAATTTAA
- the yciH gene encoding stress response translation initiation inhibitor YciH — translation MSKSQICPICGLPKDLCVCQSIAKEQQVIKIKLETRKWGREVTIINGINDKDVDIHQVVSVLKSRLACGGTAKEGRIELQGDHRQRVKEILVELGFPKENIEVE, via the coding sequence ATGTCCAAGAGTCAAATATGCCCCATATGCGGTTTACCAAAAGACCTATGTGTATGTCAATCAATAGCTAAGGAGCAACAAGTAATAAAGATTAAGCTTGAAACAAGGAAGTGGGGTAGGGAAGTAACAATAATAAATGGGATAAATGATAAAGATGTAGATATACATCAAGTGGTAAGCGTACTAAAGAGTAGATTGGCATGTGGAGGGACTGCAAAGGAGGGTAGAATAGAATTGCAAGGGGATCATAGGCAAAGAGTAAAGGAGATACTTGTAGAATTGGGATTCCCAAAGGAAAATATCGAAGTGGAATAA
- the speB gene encoding agmatinase, which translates to MEWLKYHLSDEGKYFNGKQCEISEAEFILFGAPIDSTSTYRTGSREAPPMIRLASLNVETYSFRNEMDALDLKIHDAGDIPQTPNINEALNRISKIVSEIVKMGKKPIMIGGEHTVTYGAIKALKKPIIIFDAHMDLRDEYPYGVKMSHATVSRRITDEIGAENVFIIGVRATCKDEIEYARRVGLKYKTSMEVMENSAKDLMKDIKLNGNDVWISIDMDVLDPSIAPGVGNPEPEGISVTKLLDILQWIAMNKKVIGFDLVEVSPPYDNGVTSITAAKIILELACMISKWKTRV; encoded by the coding sequence TTGGAGTGGTTGAAGTACCACTTAAGCGATGAGGGGAAATACTTCAATGGGAAACAATGCGAAATAAGTGAAGCGGAATTCATATTATTCGGTGCACCAATAGACTCCACATCAACGTATAGAACTGGATCTAGGGAAGCCCCTCCAATGATAAGACTTGCATCACTAAACGTGGAGACATACAGCTTCAGAAATGAAATGGATGCATTGGATTTAAAGATTCACGATGCAGGTGATATACCCCAAACACCAAACATAAATGAAGCTTTAAACAGAATCTCAAAAATTGTAAGTGAAATTGTGAAGATGGGGAAGAAGCCAATAATGATAGGAGGCGAACACACAGTAACCTATGGAGCTATAAAAGCATTGAAGAAGCCAATCATAATATTCGATGCACACATGGACTTAAGAGATGAATATCCATATGGTGTAAAGATGAGTCACGCCACAGTTTCAAGGAGGATAACTGATGAAATTGGAGCGGAAAATGTATTCATAATTGGCGTGAGAGCCACATGTAAAGATGAAATTGAATATGCAAGAAGGGTTGGATTAAAGTATAAAACGTCAATGGAGGTAATGGAAAACTCAGCGAAAGATTTAATGAAAGATATTAAGTTGAATGGAAATGATGTATGGATATCAATAGACATGGATGTACTAGACCCGTCAATAGCCCCAGGAGTTGGAAACCCGGAACCTGAAGGGATATCCGTAACAAAACTCCTAGACATACTACAATGGATAGCTATGAATAAGAAGGTTATTGGATTCGATCTAGTTGAAGTATCCCCACCATACGATAATGGGGTAACATCAATAACAGCTGCAAAAATAATACTTGAATTGGCATGCATGATAAGTAAGTGGAAAACTAGAGTTTAA